From Halosolutus amylolyticus, a single genomic window includes:
- a CDS encoding NUDIX hydrolase translates to MPGPTLTLDPVANHEPREIDDQEYDAAVLAPIIERDGEHHLLFTRRADHLGEHPGQMSFPGGGAEPVDETILETALREANEEIGLEAAEAEVVGQLDDIRTITEYTVTPFVAHVQDREYVRDDREVAEIVVLPLSGLLDPDNYEYERRDHPYYGDIVIHYFHVDGYTVWGATGRILVQLLELATDFEAPERVDRSTL, encoded by the coding sequence ATGCCAGGACCGACACTGACCCTCGATCCCGTCGCGAACCACGAACCGCGAGAGATCGACGACCAGGAGTACGACGCGGCCGTCCTCGCGCCGATCATCGAACGCGACGGGGAACACCACCTGCTGTTCACCCGTCGGGCCGACCACCTCGGCGAGCACCCAGGGCAGATGAGTTTCCCCGGCGGCGGTGCCGAACCCGTCGACGAGACGATCCTCGAGACGGCGCTCCGGGAGGCCAACGAGGAGATCGGGCTCGAGGCCGCCGAGGCCGAGGTCGTCGGCCAGCTAGACGACATCCGGACGATCACGGAGTACACCGTCACGCCGTTCGTGGCCCACGTTCAGGACCGGGAGTACGTCCGCGACGATCGGGAAGTCGCCGAGATCGTCGTCCTGCCGCTCTCGGGCCTGCTCGATCCGGACAATTACGAGTATGAGCGCCGGGACCACCCCTACTACGGCGACATCGTCATCCACTACTTCCACGTCGACGGCTACACCGTCTGGGGGGCGACCGGCCGCATCCTCGTCCAGTTGCTCGAACTGGCGACCGACTTCGAAGCGCCGGAACGCGTCGATCGATCGACGTTGTAA
- a CDS encoding DUF7388 family protein, which translates to MTASSTVARVGLDAIALKPTECNVSAAASLPIETIAIDYEGREHLPDPDALETLAAEAEVRVTTPVRADGFDPLGDASLVADLPDSIGRVLVAGHPAYLTDAERSRAVAPRLGRAIEADPDAWVGTESVERIAMATGGTQYDLLSRTTDRELRALRAAGFDGEVAVYAPTVLTDDDDAVLDAVGDYVARRQSVAAALPDGAATDANASGRAREVLSKAARDYALVGTEAAVREQTDALREAGATTIVGYPARGLDSLRS; encoded by the coding sequence TTGACAGCCTCGAGTACCGTCGCCCGCGTCGGCCTGGACGCGATCGCGCTCAAGCCGACCGAGTGTAACGTCTCGGCGGCCGCGTCGCTCCCGATCGAGACGATCGCGATCGACTACGAGGGCCGCGAGCACCTGCCGGACCCGGACGCGCTCGAGACGCTCGCCGCCGAGGCCGAGGTCCGGGTCACGACGCCGGTCCGGGCCGACGGCTTCGACCCGCTCGGCGACGCGTCGCTGGTCGCGGACCTGCCCGACTCGATCGGGCGCGTGCTGGTAGCCGGCCACCCGGCCTACCTCACCGACGCGGAACGATCGCGGGCGGTCGCGCCGCGCCTCGGACGCGCCATCGAGGCCGACCCGGACGCGTGGGTCGGCACCGAGAGCGTCGAACGGATCGCCATGGCGACCGGCGGGACCCAGTACGACCTGCTCTCGCGGACGACCGATCGGGAACTCCGGGCGCTCCGGGCGGCCGGCTTCGACGGCGAGGTCGCGGTCTACGCGCCGACGGTGCTGACCGACGACGACGACGCCGTCCTCGACGCCGTCGGGGACTACGTCGCGCGACGGCAGTCGGTCGCGGCCGCGCTCCCCGACGGCGCGGCGACCGATGCGAACGCGAGCGGTCGCGCACGGGAGGTCCTGTCGAAGGCGGCCCGGGACTACGCGCTGGTCGGGACCGAAGCCGCGGTCCGCGAACAGACCGACGCGCTCCGTGAGGCCGGGGCGACGACGATCGTCGGCTATCCGGCCCGGGGACTCGACTCGCTTCGGTCCTGA
- a CDS encoding creatininase family protein, whose protein sequence is MTLLAERTTATAADELEGADVGVLPVGSTEQHGPALALGMDHLAAEAFARSAIDREDSVVLPTIPVGVSAHHRQFDGTLYVSPETFERYVTETIASLAEHGVRKVVVVNGHGGNTGALRRAARTLRDDRTAFAPPWNWWDSVEDVADDLFDEAGGHADAMESSLLWHLHADLVDADELAAAEDGASDGWGESVHGAALGFDTIDFSESGAVGRPTQADPEKGAQVFEAARDQLHALLDWLADRPIDDCWPRDHE, encoded by the coding sequence ATGACACTGCTCGCCGAACGCACGACGGCGACGGCCGCCGACGAACTCGAGGGGGCCGACGTCGGCGTGCTCCCCGTCGGCAGTACCGAACAGCACGGGCCAGCGCTGGCGCTCGGGATGGATCACCTGGCCGCGGAGGCGTTCGCCCGATCGGCGATCGATCGCGAGGATAGCGTCGTTCTTCCCACGATCCCCGTGGGCGTCAGCGCCCACCACCGCCAGTTCGACGGGACGCTGTACGTCTCCCCGGAGACGTTCGAACGCTACGTCACGGAGACGATCGCGAGCCTCGCCGAGCACGGCGTCCGGAAGGTCGTGGTCGTCAACGGCCACGGCGGGAATACGGGCGCACTGCGACGGGCCGCGCGAACCCTGCGCGACGATCGAACGGCCTTCGCGCCGCCGTGGAACTGGTGGGACAGCGTCGAGGACGTCGCCGACGACCTGTTCGACGAGGCGGGCGGCCACGCGGACGCGATGGAATCGAGCCTGCTCTGGCACCTGCACGCGGACCTGGTCGATGCGGACGAACTGGCGGCCGCCGAGGACGGCGCGAGCGACGGCTGGGGCGAGTCCGTCCACGGGGCCGCGCTCGGCTTCGACACGATCGACTTCTCCGAGAGCGGCGCGGTCGGCCGTCCGACGCAGGCCGACCCCGAGAAGGGGGCGCAGGTGTTCGAGGCCGCTCGCGACCAGTTGCACGCGTTGCTCGACTGGCTCGCGGACCGACCGATCGACGACTGCTGGCCGCGTGATCACGAATGA
- a CDS encoding NAD(P)/FAD-dependent oxidoreductase codes for MTDEQPELAVGADAFTQAGAGLEVAVVGGGAVGATAAYDLAREGTDVTLYDRGPIASGASGRAAGVCYDAFADPLDADIAGDAIERFRALSGDDTFPFAECPYVWLAREGDAERADAIREQVRQMQAQGIVALEAGPDDLAERFPAIETDDVEVAGIAGAAGYTDPAAYTACLAAAANGAGAALETETPVTVRTDPPRVVREDESVHEVDAVLVTAGARSKSLLADAGYAIAMKPYRVQALVAEADLAEPMVFDATEDFYLRPHPDGLLAGDGTERVEADPDAYDRDANPGFADALVDRVAGRLSDVAIDVDRSWAGLCTATPDRDPLVGELDDGLYVATGFQGHGFMRAPAIGERIASEILGEDGIDRFDPTRFDGDESFEIEAGMTIESDG; via the coding sequence ATGACCGACGAACAACCCGAACTCGCGGTCGGTGCGGACGCGTTCACGCAGGCGGGGGCCGGACTCGAGGTGGCCGTCGTCGGCGGCGGTGCCGTCGGCGCGACGGCGGCCTACGACCTCGCGCGCGAGGGGACGGACGTCACGCTGTACGATCGTGGCCCGATCGCGAGCGGCGCGAGCGGCCGGGCGGCGGGCGTCTGTTACGACGCCTTCGCCGACCCGCTCGACGCCGATATCGCGGGCGACGCGATCGAGCGCTTTCGGGCCCTCTCTGGCGACGACACCTTCCCGTTCGCCGAGTGTCCCTACGTCTGGCTGGCCCGCGAGGGCGACGCCGAGCGGGCCGACGCGATCCGCGAGCAGGTCCGTCAGATGCAAGCACAGGGTATCGTCGCGCTGGAGGCCGGGCCGGACGACCTCGCCGAGCGGTTTCCCGCAATCGAGACCGACGACGTCGAGGTCGCCGGAATCGCGGGTGCGGCGGGCTACACGGACCCCGCGGCGTACACGGCGTGTCTCGCCGCCGCGGCGAACGGGGCCGGTGCGGCGCTCGAGACGGAGACGCCGGTCACGGTTCGAACCGATCCGCCCCGCGTCGTCCGCGAGGACGAGTCCGTCCACGAGGTCGACGCGGTGCTCGTGACCGCCGGCGCGCGATCGAAGTCGCTGCTCGCCGACGCGGGCTACGCCATCGCGATGAAACCCTACCGCGTCCAGGCGCTGGTCGCCGAGGCGGATCTCGCGGAACCGATGGTGTTCGACGCGACCGAGGACTTTTACTTGCGGCCCCATCCCGACGGCCTGCTCGCGGGCGACGGGACGGAGCGGGTCGAGGCCGACCCCGACGCCTACGATCGCGACGCGAACCCGGGCTTTGCGGACGCACTCGTCGATCGCGTCGCGGGACGGCTTTCCGACGTCGCGATCGACGTCGATCGATCGTGGGCGGGACTCTGCACCGCGACGCCGGACCGCGACCCGCTGGTCGGCGAACTCGACGACGGACTGTACGTCGCGACCGGCTTCCAGGGCCACGGCTTCATGCGCGCGCCGGCGATCGGTGAGCGAATCGCGAGCGAGATTCTCGGTGAGGACGGGATCGATCGCTTCGACCCGACGCGGTTCGACGGCGACGAGTCGTTCGAGATCGAAGCGGGAATGACGATCGAGTCGGACGGGTAG
- a CDS encoding Hsp20/alpha crystallin family protein, whose product MSLKDLSTSVGNAIYRQIGRANAHLQNQRSLPVDVLENETTYLVVFDAPGAEPDDVQVRYLSGTVRTRIDRFRQFHEGYEMRFPGRGTALDGEAELPDDAVVDPDAGTARLSETGTLSIEIPKRSAIDADDTDDATATTDDADSGTTEVTVDD is encoded by the coding sequence GTGAGTCTCAAAGACCTCAGCACGTCCGTCGGGAACGCGATCTACCGGCAGATCGGCCGCGCGAACGCCCACCTCCAGAACCAGCGCTCGCTCCCCGTCGACGTCCTCGAGAACGAGACAACCTACCTCGTCGTCTTCGACGCCCCCGGTGCCGAACCCGACGACGTCCAGGTCCGGTACCTCTCGGGCACGGTCCGGACCCGGATCGACCGCTTCCGCCAGTTCCACGAGGGCTACGAGATGCGGTTCCCCGGCCGCGGGACGGCCCTCGACGGCGAGGCCGAACTACCCGACGACGCGGTCGTCGACCCCGACGCCGGCACCGCCAGGCTCTCCGAAACCGGTACGCTCAGTATCGAGATCCCGAAGCGATCGGCGATCGACGCCGACGATACCGACGACGCCACAGCGACGACCGACGACGCCGACTCCGGGACGACGGAAGTCACCGTCGACGACTAG
- a CDS encoding DUF7559 family protein — MPPTEEIVCTADDCFLDLFENHYTYDVPDDLEVSDLSCPVCGGTDCLEPVEL, encoded by the coding sequence ATGCCACCGACCGAGGAAATCGTCTGTACCGCCGATGATTGCTTTCTGGACCTGTTCGAGAACCACTACACCTACGACGTCCCGGACGACCTCGAGGTGTCCGACCTCTCCTGTCCGGTGTGTGGCGGGACCGACTGCCTGGAACCCGTCGAACTATGA
- a CDS encoding radical SAM protein, which translates to MTDPERLSVTIVDGYVDEPAHFGVPPYISTYPRYAAGALVDAGVPRERITYHTIDGLRDEPDRWRDVDEADLMIYLGGMTVPGKYVGGTPAEPDEVRKLAWTANGTSLMGGPVKFGVGDENAGATETERQDLDFDFVAKGDVEAAVFDLVESGLEGFNNRMRDVDEVSRWARDGAFIVEHHPNHPDHLIAELETSRGCAYRCSFCTEPLYGNPSFRPPPTVVGEVDALSDHGVKHFRIGRQANILAYGGDGEAPNPDALRQLYGGIREVAPDLETLHLDNMNPITIVEWPEASREGIRIIAEHNTPGDTAAFGLESADPVVQEENNLNVTAEECFEAVRIVNEEAGWRPGEDPADAPTFGPDAPRRLPKLLPGINLLHGLKGEREETYERNREFLQRVYDEGYMLRRINIRQVMAFDGTDMSDTGAQIANEHKQLFKRYKTQIREEIDQPMLERVAPPGTVLPDVHLEYHQDGRTFGRQLGTYPLLVGIPGERDLGRIVDVAVVDHGYRSVTAVPYPLDLNDASMDELTAIPGVGDSTAGDIVVNRPYESVLEADLGTEFDLTQFVTTRPIERERAE; encoded by the coding sequence ATGACCGACCCCGAACGTCTCTCCGTGACGATCGTCGACGGCTACGTCGACGAACCCGCACACTTCGGGGTACCGCCGTACATCTCGACCTACCCGCGGTACGCGGCGGGTGCGCTCGTCGACGCGGGCGTCCCCCGCGAGCGGATCACGTACCACACGATCGACGGCCTACGCGACGAACCCGATCGGTGGCGCGACGTCGACGAGGCCGACCTCATGATCTACCTGGGCGGGATGACCGTGCCGGGCAAGTACGTCGGCGGTACGCCCGCAGAGCCGGACGAAGTGCGAAAGCTCGCCTGGACGGCGAACGGGACGAGCCTGATGGGTGGCCCCGTCAAGTTCGGCGTCGGCGACGAGAACGCCGGCGCGACCGAGACCGAACGCCAGGACCTGGACTTCGACTTCGTCGCCAAGGGCGACGTCGAGGCCGCCGTCTTCGATCTCGTCGAGAGCGGCCTCGAGGGGTTCAACAACCGGATGCGCGACGTCGACGAGGTGTCGCGATGGGCCCGGGACGGTGCCTTCATCGTCGAGCACCATCCAAACCATCCCGACCACCTCATCGCCGAACTCGAGACCTCCCGGGGCTGTGCGTATCGCTGTTCGTTCTGTACCGAACCCCTCTACGGCAACCCCTCGTTCCGGCCGCCGCCGACGGTCGTGGGCGAGGTCGACGCCCTCTCGGACCACGGCGTCAAACACTTCCGGATCGGCCGCCAGGCCAACATCCTGGCCTACGGCGGCGACGGCGAAGCGCCGAACCCGGACGCCCTCCGGCAACTCTACGGCGGCATCCGCGAGGTCGCACCGGACCTCGAGACGCTCCACCTGGACAACATGAACCCCATCACGATCGTCGAGTGGCCCGAGGCGAGCCGGGAGGGGATCCGGATCATCGCCGAGCACAACACGCCCGGCGACACGGCCGCGTTCGGGCTGGAGTCCGCGGATCCGGTGGTCCAGGAGGAGAACAACCTGAACGTCACCGCCGAGGAGTGTTTCGAGGCAGTCCGGATCGTCAACGAGGAAGCGGGCTGGCGACCCGGTGAGGATCCCGCCGACGCGCCCACGTTCGGTCCGGACGCCCCGCGACGGCTCCCGAAACTCCTGCCGGGGATCAACCTCCTGCACGGCCTCAAGGGGGAACGCGAGGAGACCTACGAGCGCAACCGCGAGTTCCTCCAGCGCGTCTACGACGAGGGCTACATGCTCCGCCGGATCAACATCCGGCAGGTGATGGCCTTCGACGGCACCGACATGAGCGACACGGGGGCCCAGATCGCCAACGAGCACAAACAGCTGTTCAAGCGCTACAAGACCCAGATCCGCGAGGAGATCGACCAGCCGATGCTCGAACGGGTCGCCCCACCTGGAACGGTCCTCCCCGACGTCCACCTCGAGTATCACCAGGACGGGCGGACCTTCGGCCGCCAGCTCGGCACCTATCCGTTGCTGGTCGGCATCCCCGGCGAGCGCGACCTCGGACGCATCGTCGACGTCGCGGTCGTCGATCACGGCTACCGATCGGTCACCGCCGTCCCCTACCCGCTCGACCTCAACGACGCCTCGATGGACGAACTCACCGCCATCCCTGGCGTCGGCGACAGCACCGCCGGCGACATCGTCGTCAACCGCCCCTACGAGTCCGTTCTCGAGGCCGACCTCGGCACGGAGTTCGATCTCACGCAGTTCGTGACGACCCGGCCGATCGAGCGAGAGCGCGCGGAGTGA
- a CDS encoding TRAM domain-containing protein — MEISEKLLCLFSTDVSAEDDRYVIEVPRQEVETGDIDPGEVYRVALISRDESTDDGSATTQPESAPSEPQPPVDVGETRYVEIEDIGKQGDGIARVERGYVIIVPGADVGERVKIEVTEVKSNFAVGEIIEETF; from the coding sequence GTGGAAATATCTGAAAAACTGCTGTGTCTGTTCAGTACGGACGTCTCGGCGGAGGACGATCGGTACGTCATCGAGGTACCGCGTCAGGAAGTCGAAACTGGCGACATCGATCCGGGGGAGGTCTACCGCGTGGCGCTCATCTCGCGGGACGAGTCGACCGACGACGGATCGGCGACGACCCAGCCCGAGAGTGCACCGTCTGAGCCACAGCCACCGGTCGACGTCGGCGAAACGCGGTACGTCGAGATCGAAGACATCGGCAAACAGGGCGACGGCATCGCGCGCGTCGAACGGGGATACGTCATCATCGTCCCCGGTGCAGACGTCGGCGAGCGCGTCAAGATCGAAGTCACCGAGGTCAAGTCGAACTTCGCCGTCGGCGAGATCATCGAGGAAACGTTCTAA
- a CDS encoding YkgJ family cysteine cluster protein — protein MQSLEAELEAARSLAVDDLADAIESIGFECTRCGACCKGDDEDDHTATVFPDEVRALAASDEYDGEYDWRDVARPMPYGLEDRDGDLEGETFEWALQTDACGDCVFYAEDDDGTGACRAHDDRPLICRTYPFSVALAGTSQPMGEAVDEAGVVRAHECEGLGRDISRGDAEDLATALKERAIRELEEAIAVRDNYAPADPGPGEVVVHDSEGAKRVDGTPIDE, from the coding sequence GTGCAATCGCTCGAAGCCGAACTCGAGGCGGCCCGTTCGCTCGCAGTCGACGACCTCGCCGACGCCATCGAGTCGATCGGCTTCGAGTGTACCCGCTGTGGGGCCTGTTGCAAAGGCGACGACGAGGACGACCACACGGCGACCGTCTTCCCGGACGAGGTGCGAGCTCTCGCGGCGAGCGACGAGTACGACGGCGAGTACGACTGGCGCGACGTCGCGCGGCCGATGCCGTACGGCCTCGAGGACCGGGACGGCGACCTCGAGGGCGAGACCTTCGAGTGGGCGCTCCAGACCGACGCTTGCGGCGACTGCGTCTTCTACGCGGAGGACGACGACGGGACCGGGGCCTGCCGCGCCCACGACGATCGGCCGCTGATCTGTCGCACGTACCCCTTCAGTGTCGCGCTCGCGGGGACGAGCCAGCCGATGGGCGAAGCTGTTGACGAGGCAGGCGTCGTCCGCGCCCACGAGTGCGAGGGGCTCGGTCGGGACATCTCCCGTGGAGACGCCGAGGACCTCGCGACTGCGCTGAAAGAACGTGCGATCAGGGAACTCGAAGAAGCGATCGCGGTCCGCGACAACTACGCGCCCGCGGATCCGGGGCCGGGCGAGGTCGTCGTCCACGACTCCGAGGGCGCAAAGCGAGTCGACGGAACGCCGATCGATGAGTGA
- a CDS encoding MBL fold metallo-hydrolase — protein MDVTRCSVSTSSRVPTGTTNAYLLGSDPAVLVDPAARTDDLDRLVRDRRVEHVLVTHAHPDHVGGVDAYAAETGATVWARVGRRDRFREATGREPDRVFVPGTTIPIDGGRVTILDAPGHAPDHVALEAGEGGPILCGDCAIREGSVVVGAPEGDMRAYLSTLRRLRAIDPPTLYPGHGPAIDAPRATLERLLTHRARRERRVLDAVDDGAETISEILDGAYAKDLTGVEDLARATVRAHLEKLAVEGRLAWDGERAHVSNR, from the coding sequence ATGGACGTCACCCGCTGTTCGGTCTCGACGTCGAGTCGCGTGCCGACCGGCACGACGAACGCCTATCTGCTCGGCTCCGATCCGGCCGTTCTCGTCGATCCCGCGGCCCGAACGGACGATCTCGATCGCCTGGTTCGCGACCGTCGCGTCGAACACGTCCTGGTGACCCACGCACATCCCGACCACGTTGGCGGCGTCGACGCGTACGCCGCGGAGACTGGTGCGACCGTCTGGGCGCGGGTCGGCCGACGCGATCGGTTCCGGGAGGCAACCGGCCGCGAGCCCGATCGGGTCTTCGTGCCGGGGACGACGATTCCGATCGACGGCGGCCGCGTTACGATCCTCGACGCCCCCGGCCACGCGCCCGATCACGTCGCCCTCGAAGCGGGCGAGGGCGGCCCGATCCTGTGTGGCGACTGCGCGATCCGGGAGGGGAGCGTCGTCGTCGGCGCTCCCGAGGGAGACATGCGCGCGTACCTGAGTACCCTGCGACGGCTCCGGGCGATCGACCCGCCCACGCTCTATCCCGGTCACGGGCCCGCGATCGACGCCCCGAGAGCGACCCTCGAGCGGTTACTCACCCACCGGGCCAGGCGTGAACGACGCGTGCTGGACGCGGTCGACGACGGCGCCGAAACGATTTCCGAGATCCTCGACGGTGCCTACGCGAAGGACCTGACCGGCGTCGAGGACCTCGCGCGAGCGACCGTGCGCGCACATCTCGAGAAACTCGCCGTCGAGGGTCGGCTCGCGTGGGACGGTGAACGCGCCCACGTCTCGAACCGGTAG
- a CDS encoding winged helix-turn-helix transcriptional regulator produces MSMSTADDRAAAAEETLSEDEYRDRLRDLPPSAKLVAKVLESDSPLSQGQLAEESLLPDRTVRYALNRLEDVDIVGSRYSFRDARKQVYYLKH; encoded by the coding sequence ATGAGCATGAGTACCGCTGACGATCGTGCCGCAGCCGCCGAGGAGACCCTCTCGGAAGACGAATACCGTGACCGCCTGCGTGACCTGCCCCCGAGTGCGAAACTCGTCGCCAAGGTCCTCGAATCCGACTCGCCGCTCTCGCAGGGCCAGCTCGCCGAGGAATCCCTGCTCCCCGATCGAACCGTCCGCTACGCGCTCAATCGCCTCGAAGACGTCGACATCGTCGGCTCCCGGTACAGCTTCCGGGACGCCCGCAAACAGGTCTACTACCTCAAGCACTGA
- a CDS encoding class I SAM-dependent methyltransferase produces MKGQEWYQADDVAQEYDDKRFSRGGQLIDRREKEAVLDAIVPVEGKNVLEIACGTGRFTVMLAERGADVVGLDISAAMLQQGRQKVQDADLAGTLEFLRGDAGRLPFPDDHFDIVIAMRFFHLADDPEAFLREMRRVSSEQIVFDTFNRFSARSVYNWALPMGSRLYSKSEVATLLAKTDLTLVDVEDDFLAPYGLYRSIPNALAEPIRNLDTAIGGHPITDHFASVSYWNTRVRSPASN; encoded by the coding sequence GTGAAAGGACAGGAGTGGTACCAGGCCGACGACGTCGCCCAGGAGTACGACGACAAGCGGTTCTCCCGTGGCGGGCAGCTGATCGACCGCCGGGAGAAAGAAGCCGTCCTCGACGCGATCGTGCCTGTCGAGGGGAAAAACGTACTCGAGATCGCCTGTGGTACCGGGCGATTTACCGTCATGCTCGCGGAGCGTGGTGCTGACGTCGTGGGACTCGATATTTCGGCGGCGATGCTACAGCAGGGTCGCCAGAAGGTACAGGACGCCGATCTCGCGGGGACGCTCGAATTTCTCCGCGGTGACGCCGGACGACTCCCCTTCCCGGACGATCACTTCGACATCGTCATCGCGATGCGCTTTTTCCACCTCGCGGACGATCCGGAAGCGTTCCTGCGGGAGATGCGCCGGGTCTCGAGTGAACAGATCGTCTTCGACACGTTCAACCGGTTCAGCGCCCGTAGCGTCTACAACTGGGCACTGCCCATGGGGTCGCGACTCTACTCGAAGAGCGAGGTGGCCACGCTACTGGCCAAAACCGATCTGACGCTCGTCGACGTGGAAGACGACTTCCTCGCACCCTACGGGCTCTACCGATCGATTCCGAACGCGCTCGCCGAACCGATCAGGAACCTCGACACCGCGATCGGTGGCCACCCGATCACGGACCACTTCGCGTCCGTCTCCTACTGGAATACGCGCGTTCGATCGCCGGCCAGTAACTGA
- a CDS encoding glycosyltransferase family 2 protein, whose translation MELSVVVSTLNDREQLLSALDALHRQTPSETEIIVVNGPSSDGTTGVVRDRPDVDVLVEISERNPNVSRNAGFEAASGDVVAFLGGEFVVEPGWYDALADAIETDADVVTGPITAADGSVEDPVRTVAGRRVAHVEGDNAAFDRTVLEALDGFDEYLAADGARDCAHRVAGLGFDVAWTPGMAARSDVGADGGRADPDWGGTYRALAYRLAKNYGPRPRVLVRTIGSAVRDGAAGARGILEGDEKPTEWLGDGIDVAKSSLCGFRDGLRARYADRSTRRNPNGLSTRHDRAVRIYDRR comes from the coding sequence ATGGAGCTCTCGGTAGTGGTGTCGACGCTCAACGACCGAGAGCAGTTACTGTCGGCTCTCGACGCACTTCACCGGCAGACGCCGTCCGAGACGGAGATCATCGTGGTCAACGGCCCCTCCTCGGACGGGACGACCGGCGTCGTCCGCGATCGGCCGGACGTCGACGTCCTCGTCGAGATTTCCGAACGGAACCCGAACGTCTCGCGCAACGCCGGCTTCGAGGCCGCCTCGGGGGACGTCGTCGCCTTCCTCGGCGGCGAGTTCGTCGTCGAACCGGGGTGGTACGACGCGCTCGCGGACGCGATCGAGACCGACGCGGACGTCGTCACCGGCCCGATCACGGCCGCCGACGGCTCCGTCGAGGACCCGGTCCGGACGGTCGCCGGTCGTCGCGTGGCGCACGTCGAGGGCGACAACGCCGCGTTCGATCGGACCGTACTCGAGGCTCTCGACGGGTTCGACGAGTACCTCGCGGCCGACGGCGCGCGGGACTGTGCCCACCGCGTGGCCGGACTGGGATTCGACGTCGCGTGGACCCCGGGGATGGCCGCCCGCAGCGACGTCGGCGCCGACGGCGGACGGGCGGATCCTGACTGGGGCGGCACCTATCGAGCGCTCGCGTACCGACTGGCGAAAAACTACGGCCCGCGGCCCCGCGTCCTCGTGCGGACGATCGGGAGCGCCGTTCGCGACGGGGCCGCCGGCGCTCGCGGAATCCTCGAAGGTGACGAGAAGCCGACTGAGTGGCTCGGCGACGGGATCGACGTCGCCAAGAGCTCTCTCTGCGGGTTCCGGGACGGACTCCGCGCCAGGTACGCCGATCGATCGACCCGGCGCAACCCGAACGGCCTCTCGACGCGCCACGATCGAGCGGTCCGGATCTACGACCGGCGGTGA
- a CDS encoding enoyl-CoA hydratase/isomerase family protein — protein sequence MESVGTGLAAIDWNDRRADVSLSRPEKRNAMTVDLMRDLTEAFERVDANEDVWAVTLLGEGPVFSAGMDLEMMRDRVDPDAGIDRDVFPYLLETIEDLRQPVVAGIKRAAPAGAFELTLPCDFRIIGEDAKYGLLEVALGTFPHGGGTQRLPRLVGLSNAKEIVLTGEFVDPEDAAEMGLVHEIHPDEDVDERTKAFADRLTENAPLGLEYAKRSLNAALETPLEQGLALERSLGHDLDDTRDYREGFEARLEDREPEFRRE from the coding sequence ATGGAATCAGTTGGCACGGGACTCGCGGCGATCGACTGGAACGATCGACGAGCGGACGTCTCCCTCTCGCGGCCGGAGAAGCGAAACGCGATGACCGTCGACCTCATGCGCGACCTCACCGAGGCGTTCGAGCGGGTCGACGCGAACGAGGACGTGTGGGCCGTCACGCTCCTCGGTGAGGGGCCGGTCTTCTCGGCGGGCATGGACCTCGAGATGATGCGCGATCGGGTCGATCCCGACGCGGGAATCGACCGTGACGTCTTCCCCTATCTGCTCGAGACGATCGAGGACCTCCGTCAACCGGTCGTCGCCGGCATCAAGCGCGCCGCGCCCGCGGGGGCGTTCGAACTCACGCTCCCCTGTGATTTCCGGATCATCGGCGAGGACGCGAAGTACGGCCTGCTGGAGGTCGCGCTGGGCACGTTCCCCCACGGCGGCGGTACCCAGCGGCTCCCGCGGCTCGTCGGCCTCTCGAACGCCAAGGAGATCGTCCTCACCGGCGAGTTCGTCGATCCGGAGGACGCGGCCGAGATGGGGCTGGTCCACGAGATCCATCCCGACGAAGACGTCGACGAGCGGACGAAAGCGTTCGCCGATCGGCTCACCGAGAACGCGCCGCTCGGCCTCGAGTACGCCAAGCGATCGCTCAACGCCGCCCTGGAGACGCCCCTCGAGCAGGGGCTGGCGCTCGAGCGATCGCTCGGCCACGACCTTGACGACACCCGGGACTACCGGGAAGGGTTCGAGGCGCGACTCGAGGATCGAGAGCCGGAGTTCCGCCGCGAATAG